In Paenibacillus xylanilyticus, the genomic window TTCGAGTCTAACCGAACTCAAAATACTCTACTATGCAAAGCCTGAGGATTTGGAAAAAATGAACGACTTTAGGCAAAAAGCTCTAGATGCACTTGCGGACCCGATAGGAGAAGCATGTCTTAATCGAGCAAAAAAATGGATCGACTTGGCTAAGCAGGCATACAGCGATACGATGCTGGGGGAAGATATCGGTTCAGTGCGACATGCATCTGCCGACGTTCTATACAATCTAGTCAATGCCTTAGTCAGCATGAATAACACGTGCATCCAACGAGGAATTAAGCGATATTTGGAAGAGATATGCTCGCTTCGCTATGTACCGAATGATCTCGAATCCTTATACATGTCCATCATCGAAGCTCATTCCATTGAAGATATTCGAATCGCATCTTTTAATATGCTGAATAGCGTCACGAGGTTACATCACACGATGTGTGATAACTTCATGGTTAAACCTGCTCCAACCTTTGATAATCTAAAAGGAACATACGAAGAATTGTGGTGTAACTACCGCAATAAAATCTTGAACAGTGTTATAACGAACGATGCCTCCTACGTCTTTATTTCGGCCTATGGAGCACAAGGGTATCTTGATGAGATGACTGTGGCCAAAGGAACCAAGAAATTTGATCTTATGCAGTACTTTGATGCAAGTGATTTATCAGTGATGAAAGAGAAGTTCCTTGAAGTGATGGATGAATATCTAGACGAGTATGATAAAGTCGGCAGAAGAGTCGAATGTTTTAAAACCTTCGAGCAACTATATACCCATTTTATGAATCATTGACCCTAGATCCCAGTTCGTAGGATGTCCTTAGAAACGGAATTGTAGACAATCTATCTGATAAAATAGAATTTCTTAAAGGGCCCTGAAGAATTAGTTTCTTTACGGTCTTTTTTATTTGGAGGTTTGCACTATGATGGGTACATGGATTACACTTTGATGGCAAATGATTTGTCTACAAATACGGATAAATTGCAAAAGCGAATTATTAAGGTGATTGCAATAGCTTATAAAAATTTATCGTCTAAAGAAGCCTGTCTAATCTCAGGTAAAAGACTTACAGGTAGGTGAATAATATTCAAACAATATATGTCCATGTCCGACATTCGTTATTCTGGTATGGGGTTTACGGATTCTGCAGCAAGAGTCGAAATGATGAGATTACGCTTTATTCAGATCAAGATCAAAATAACTTTTTAGGTTATTTTGAACTTACAACTGCGATAGCTCTAACTAATCTTTTGAAATATGATATAGATATTATTGGTGACGATAAAGAATATTGTAATGAAATTAACCGTTTCATAAACGGTGAAGAGGATATTTATTATAGTTACACATACCCAAGAGATTTAGAAGATGTATCTTCTCAAGTTACTCATTCTGCTCCGACGAATATAGATGGGTATAAACCTATCTATATTGATATGTGGTCCAAATTATCTCACTCTTGGGACTTGGATGAGATAAAGAAAAGTGTGAGAATCCTTGCAAAAGATTTTTTAGGCTTGCATACTGAAAATATTGAATTTATAGAGATTCCAACGTTTGAAGAAACAAAAGTGTCGTACGAACAATATTATAAACCTTACGTAAATGAAAATTGAACAAACGGAAGGGAAGAAATGGCACAATAAGAACAAAGAAGAAGCCTATCATTGTGATCGGCTTTTTCTTCAACTAACGGGCAGGTTAGGTGAATTAACAAGGGCATAATATTAAAATCACCTCAGGATCATTGGGTATAATTTGGAAGCTTTTTAGGCAGGTATGAATGTAGATCAACTCGCGAATTCCTACTGTCTATCCCATGACAGCATGAAAAAGATTGTTTATAAAACGCAGGTATAACAAAAGGCTCATGTTGGGTAAAACCAACACGGGCCTTTTGTTATGTAAAAAATGATTATATAAATACTCTGCCTATAAAGGATACGATATT contains:
- a CDS encoding nucleotidyltransferase domain-containing protein; amino-acid sequence: MDENIKEKLLSKNELLIKMVIERAKRDFLDDIAIIGLTGSFSTGDFHEKSDLDLVIINNTERGWEISDCFILDDVGYDIYCTPWDSRIQEQSTLESPNVSSLTELKILYYAKPEDLEKMNDFRQKALDALADPIGEACLNRAKKWIDLAKQAYSDTMLGEDIGSVRHASADVLYNLVNALVSMNNTCIQRGIKRYLEEICSLRYVPNDLESLYMSIIEAHSIEDIRIASFNMLNSVTRLHHTMCDNFMVKPAPTFDNLKGTYEELWCNYRNKILNSVITNDASYVFISAYGAQGYLDEMTVAKGTKKFDLMQYFDASDLSVMKEKFLEVMDEYLDEYDKVGRRVECFKTFEQLYTHFMNH